Proteins encoded together in one Miscanthus floridulus cultivar M001 chromosome 16, ASM1932011v1, whole genome shotgun sequence window:
- the LOC136514341 gene encoding leucine-rich repeat protein 1-like — protein MALDKVRSSAAAVMGLVVAAAALLSPPAPGSFNDEVNTLVEIKKALNDPSGVLRAWDPEVIAAGDELCDWPMVVCNVKDQVFRLDLSNQNLSGTLSPAIGNLRSMRNLLLCNNSISGLIPDTIGQIVHLETLDLSNNQFTGSIPSTLGGLAHLQYLELNKNSLSGHIPDSLATASMLSNLDLSFNNLSGPLPIFCASIVSFQGNPLLNPTAQEPHDFPTPKPANSEENSDVLDERDRILDILAVCLSVACVVTTLITGVIVVYRCRHRHEQAGAVDDVSSAISLTNSGLSQYSISSLFILP, from the exons ATGGCACTGGACAAGGTTAGGAGTAGTGCGGCGGCCGTGATGGGCCTGGTGGTAGCGGCGGCGGCACTTCTTTCCCCGCCGGCGCCCGGGAGCTTCAACGACGAAG TGAACACTCTGGTGGAGATAAAAAAGGCGCTGAATGACCCGAGCGGAGTTCTCCGGGCCTGGGACCCGGAGGTGATAGCCGCCGGCGACGAGCTGTGCGACTGGCCCATGGTCGTCTGCAACGTCAAGGACCAAGTTTTCAGGCT GGATCTTTCGAACCAAAATCTCTCTGGTACATTGTCGCCGGCGATCGGGAACCTTAGGTCAATGCGAAATCT ATTATTATGCAACAATTCAATATCTGGCCTTATCCCTGACACAATAGGCCAGATAGTGCATTTGGAAACTCTTGATCTGTCAAACAATCAGTTCACTGGAAGCATCCCAAGTACGCTGGGTGGTCTGGCTCACCTCCAGTATTT GGAACTGAACAAAAACAGCTTATCTGGGCATATACCTGATTCACTAGCCACTGCTAGCATGCTCTCCAACCT GGATCTCTCCTTTAACAACCTCAGCGGCCCTCTGCCCATTTTTTGCGCAAGTATTGTCAG CTTTCAAGGTAATCCATTGCTAAATCCCACTGCACAAGAGCCGCATGATTTCCCCACACCAAAGCCGGCGAATAGTGAAG AAAATTCAGATGTCTTGGATGAAAGAGACCGTATCCTTGATATCCTTGCAGTATGTCTATCAGTTGCTTGCGTAGTGACTACCCTGATTACTGGAGTTATCGTGGTATATCGCTGTCGCCATCGACATGAGCAGGCCGGCGCAGTTGATG ATGTTTCATCGGCTATAAGTCTTACTAACTCTGGTTTATCCCAGTACTCTATTTCTTCCTTGTTTATCCTCCCCTAA